In one window of bacterium DNA:
- a CDS encoding HD domain-containing protein, translated as MARRFFQSILDQGPDAAEEDWLMGLLSEREATLYAQMSPVDRSHALRSARCPALADDAQRVAAALHDVGKIQSGLRTWTRVAATVVGAVLPGILRGRWADYRDHPRLGAAMLRDAGSAELIVAWAAEHHLSTRKSSLPSDVAAALAAAD; from the coding sequence TTGGCTCGGCGCTTCTTCCAGTCGATTCTCGACCAGGGGCCAGATGCCGCCGAAGAGGACTGGCTGATGGGTCTGCTCAGCGAGCGCGAGGCGACCCTCTACGCCCAGATGAGCCCAGTCGACCGCAGCCATGCCCTGCGGTCGGCCCGATGTCCTGCGTTGGCCGACGATGCCCAGCGGGTGGCCGCTGCCCTACACGATGTGGGGAAGATACAGTCTGGTCTGAGGACTTGGACCCGGGTGGCCGCCACCGTGGTAGGGGCCGTTTTACCTGGTATTTTGAGGGGTCGGTGGGCCGATTATCGGGATCACCCCCGACTTGGCGCGGCGATGCTGCGGGACGCCGGGAGCGCCGAACTGATCGTGGCGTGGGCCGCAGAACACCACCTTTCCACCCGCAAATCCTCCCTTCCCTCCGATGTAGCCGCCGCCCTGGCTGCTGCCGACTAA
- a CDS encoding exodeoxyribonuclease III — translation MRLATWNVNSLNARMPRVQEWLELADPDVLCMQETKMADDAFPGLAFKAMGYEWVHHGEGRWNGVAILSRVGLADPGNGFADGREADPDARIVWATCADVRVASAYIPNGRELGHDHYRYKLDWLGRLRSHLEANADAGAPVVVAGDFNVAPADNDVWDIAAFEGLTHVSGPEREAFAAVEDWGLVDVFRRRWSDDGLYTFWDYQAGRFHKRQGMRIDMVMATELLAQRVTTVLMDRNARKGEKPSDHAPVVVDFDWDEAAGGG, via the coding sequence GTGCGGCTGGCCACTTGGAATGTGAACTCGCTGAACGCCCGCATGCCCCGAGTTCAAGAGTGGCTGGAGCTGGCCGACCCCGATGTGCTGTGCATGCAGGAGACCAAAATGGCCGACGACGCCTTTCCCGGATTGGCCTTCAAGGCCATGGGCTACGAGTGGGTTCACCACGGTGAGGGAAGATGGAACGGGGTGGCCATCTTGAGCCGGGTGGGGCTGGCCGACCCCGGCAACGGGTTCGCCGACGGCCGCGAGGCCGATCCCGACGCCCGAATCGTATGGGCCACGTGCGCTGATGTGCGAGTGGCCAGCGCTTACATCCCCAACGGGCGGGAGCTGGGCCACGACCACTACCGCTACAAGTTGGACTGGTTGGGCCGGCTCCGGTCCCATCTGGAGGCCAACGCCGATGCCGGGGCGCCAGTGGTGGTTGCCGGTGACTTCAACGTGGCCCCGGCCGACAACGACGTGTGGGACATCGCCGCCTTCGAGGGGCTAACCCATGTGAGCGGGCCCGAGCGCGAGGCGTTTGCCGCGGTGGAGGACTGGGGCCTGGTGGACGTGTTCCGCCGCCGGTGGTCTGACGACGGCCTCTATACCTTCTGGGACTATCAGGCCGGACGCTTCCACAAGCGCCAGGGAATGCGCATAGACATGGTCATGGCTACCGAGCTGCTGGCCCAGCGGGTGACCACGGTGCTCATGGATCGCAACGCCCGCAAGGGGGAGAAACCGTCGGACCACGCCCCGGTGG
- a CDS encoding multifunctional oxoglutarate decarboxylase/oxoglutarate dehydrogenase thiamine pyrophosphate-binding subunit/dihydrolipoyllysine-residue succinyltransferase subunit, giving the protein MTPDAESIVGQNAWLVDEMHRQYLADPESVSESWRDFFSDYRPDRVLPESAAPVARLQAVPDPAETAEPLPGDPLRGAAARIAQNMEASLAIPTATSFREVPAKLLDVNRRIVNGYLGRTDGRKVSYTHLIAYAVVQAIAHHRPVMNSTFVDTESGPRVVRHPHIGLGIAVDVEKADGSRSLLVPCIQDADTLDFPNFVERYDTMVRKVRNNDLSPDDFAGVTVSITNPGTLGTVQSVPRLMPGQGVIVGVGTIDYPTAYQAADSRTLADLGVSKVITLSSTYDHRIIQGAESGMFLGAVHELLLGKHEFYEDIFRAVGVPYEAVRWRPDILPLDREQAVITKQVQVNALINMHRVRGHLIADLDPLSANEPAMHAELDPATYGLTIWDLDREFLTTGLGGIDLGQPDGKMPLGDILHVLRNAYCRTVGVEYMHIQEPGEKQWIQEQVEAMGIPMGLDEKLHILDRLNAAEALERFLDTKYVGQKRFGIEGAESAIVVLDAVLGRAADLGMTSAIMGMAHRGRLNVLVNIVGKDYGQLFGEFEGNLDESSTQGSGDVKYHLGMTSEFVSMAGNRIPVELAANPSHLEAVNPVVEGMVRARLDHLSDDQVEHSPVSGLVRGQVANEDDLYPVLPVLVHGDAAFAGQGVVSETLNLSLIEGYLTGGTVHLVINNQVGFTTTAESARSSYYCTDVAKMIQAPIFHVNGDDPEACTRVAHLALAYRNHFHKDVVIDMWCYRRQGHNEADDPSYTQPEMYRRIEGHRSVRKRYVESLVKRGDITLEEAEQAMDQFRAKLQEALEETRDQAADGGPGETVGIEAAGKRELQLSISAGLSDPTPNVSPPVDTGVSEKQIKRVFNALTSVPDGFVLHPKLARQFEARDAMMVQGMVDWGLAEALAFGTLLDEGTSIRLAGQDSRRGTFSHRHSTLVCNQTAREHCPLAGLARHGAKLWAYDSLLSEYAALGFEYGYSVGDTDALVLWEAQFGDFVNGAQIIIDQFVVSAEDKWNQQSGLVMLLPHGFEGQGPEHSSGRIERFLQSVAENNIRVANLSTAAQYFHLLRDQAKRSTRKPLVLFTPKSLLRHRDARSPVADLASGWFSPVLGDTNGPEPGQVTGVVLASGKICHEATAQRDREGTPAAVLRVEQLYPWPASALAEALAHYPKLNKIVWLQEEPQNMGPWNYVKGHLHDAFGDRCEILRASRNESSSPATGSAAVHAQEQSELISRTFALLSVK; this is encoded by the coding sequence ATGACCCCCGACGCCGAGTCGATAGTCGGCCAGAACGCCTGGTTGGTCGACGAGATGCACCGCCAGTACTTGGCCGACCCCGAGTCGGTGAGCGAGAGCTGGCGGGACTTCTTCTCCGACTACCGTCCCGACCGAGTCCTTCCTGAGTCGGCCGCCCCAGTGGCCCGACTTCAGGCGGTGCCCGATCCGGCCGAGACGGCTGAGCCTCTACCGGGAGATCCGCTGCGGGGGGCGGCGGCCCGCATCGCCCAGAACATGGAGGCCAGCCTGGCCATTCCCACCGCCACCAGCTTCCGGGAAGTTCCGGCCAAGCTGCTCGACGTCAACCGCCGGATCGTCAACGGCTACCTGGGGCGCACCGACGGGCGCAAGGTGTCGTACACCCACCTGATCGCCTACGCCGTGGTGCAGGCCATCGCCCATCACCGTCCGGTGATGAACTCCACCTTTGTCGACACCGAAAGCGGGCCCCGAGTCGTCCGCCACCCCCACATCGGCTTGGGCATCGCCGTGGACGTGGAGAAAGCCGACGGCTCCCGCTCGCTTCTAGTGCCCTGCATTCAAGATGCCGACACGCTGGACTTTCCCAATTTTGTCGAGCGCTACGACACCATGGTCCGCAAGGTGCGAAACAACGACCTGAGCCCCGACGACTTCGCCGGAGTCACCGTGAGCATCACCAACCCCGGCACCCTGGGCACGGTGCAGTCGGTGCCCCGGCTCATGCCCGGCCAAGGGGTCATCGTGGGTGTGGGCACCATCGACTACCCCACCGCCTACCAGGCCGCCGATTCCCGCACGCTGGCCGACCTCGGGGTGTCGAAGGTGATCACGCTGTCGTCAACCTACGACCACCGCATCATCCAGGGCGCCGAGTCGGGCATGTTCTTGGGCGCGGTCCACGAGCTTCTGCTGGGCAAACACGAATTCTACGAGGACATTTTCCGAGCGGTAGGCGTGCCCTACGAGGCCGTGCGCTGGCGGCCCGACATCCTTCCCTTAGACCGAGAGCAGGCCGTTATCACCAAGCAGGTGCAGGTGAACGCGCTTATCAACATGCACCGGGTGCGGGGCCACCTCATCGCCGACCTCGACCCTCTTTCAGCCAACGAGCCCGCAATGCATGCCGAACTCGACCCGGCCACCTATGGACTCACCATCTGGGACCTCGACCGGGAGTTTCTCACCACCGGGCTGGGCGGGATCGACTTGGGCCAACCCGACGGCAAGATGCCGCTGGGCGATATCTTGCATGTGCTCCGCAACGCCTACTGCCGCACGGTGGGCGTGGAGTACATGCACATCCAGGAACCCGGCGAGAAGCAGTGGATCCAGGAGCAAGTGGAGGCGATGGGCATCCCCATGGGGCTCGACGAGAAGCTGCATATTCTGGATCGGCTGAACGCGGCCGAGGCGCTGGAGCGCTTCTTGGACACCAAGTACGTGGGTCAGAAGCGGTTCGGGATCGAGGGAGCCGAGAGCGCCATCGTGGTACTGGACGCGGTACTGGGCCGGGCTGCCGACCTGGGCATGACCTCGGCCATCATGGGCATGGCCCACCGGGGACGGCTCAACGTGCTGGTGAACATCGTGGGCAAGGACTACGGACAGCTGTTCGGCGAATTCGAGGGTAACTTGGACGAGTCGTCCACCCAGGGGTCGGGGGACGTGAAGTACCACCTGGGGATGACCTCGGAATTCGTGAGCATGGCCGGCAACCGGATCCCGGTAGAACTGGCCGCCAATCCTTCTCACCTGGAGGCGGTCAACCCGGTGGTCGAGGGCATGGTCCGGGCCCGCTTGGACCACCTCAGCGACGACCAGGTGGAGCACAGCCCAGTGAGCGGGTTGGTTCGGGGCCAAGTCGCCAACGAGGACGACCTCTACCCGGTGCTACCGGTGCTGGTACACGGCGATGCCGCCTTCGCCGGCCAAGGGGTGGTGAGCGAGACGTTGAATCTGTCGCTGATCGAGGGGTATCTCACCGGAGGCACGGTGCATCTGGTGATCAACAACCAGGTGGGATTCACCACCACCGCGGAGTCGGCTCGCTCCAGCTACTACTGCACCGACGTGGCCAAGATGATCCAGGCCCCCATCTTCCACGTCAACGGCGACGACCCCGAGGCCTGTACCCGGGTGGCGCACTTGGCGCTGGCCTATCGCAACCACTTCCACAAGGACGTGGTTATCGACATGTGGTGCTACCGCCGGCAAGGGCACAATGAGGCCGACGATCCCAGCTACACCCAACCGGAGATGTACCGGCGAATCGAGGGCCATCGCTCGGTGCGAAAGCGGTATGTGGAATCGCTGGTGAAGCGGGGAGACATCACCCTGGAAGAGGCTGAGCAGGCCATGGATCAATTCCGGGCCAAGCTTCAGGAGGCATTGGAGGAAACCCGGGACCAGGCGGCGGACGGGGGCCCGGGCGAGACCGTTGGGATCGAGGCCGCAGGCAAGCGAGAACTCCAACTGTCGATTTCGGCGGGGCTGTCCGACCCCACTCCCAACGTCTCGCCGCCGGTGGATACCGGTGTGTCGGAAAAGCAGATCAAGCGAGTGTTCAATGCTCTGACATCGGTGCCCGACGGGTTCGTGCTGCACCCCAAGCTGGCCCGCCAGTTCGAAGCCCGCGACGCGATGATGGTGCAGGGGATGGTGGACTGGGGGCTGGCCGAAGCGCTGGCCTTCGGCACCCTGCTCGACGAGGGGACATCGATCCGCCTGGCGGGCCAGGACTCTCGGCGGGGAACGTTCTCCCACCGCCACAGCACCCTGGTTTGCAACCAAACTGCCCGGGAACACTGCCCGCTGGCCGGATTGGCCCGCCATGGGGCCAAGCTGTGGGCCTACGACTCGCTGCTTTCGGAGTACGCCGCTCTGGGCTTCGAATACGGCTATTCGGTGGGCGACACCGATGCGCTTGTCCTTTGGGAGGCCCAATTCGGGGATTTCGTCAACGGCGCCCAGATCATCATCGACCAGTTCGTGGTGTCGGCTGAGGACAAGTGGAACCAGCAATCAGGACTGGTGATGCTGCTGCCCCACGGATTCGAGGGCCAGGGTCCGGAGCACTCCTCCGGCCGGATCGAGCGGTTCTTGCAGTCGGTGGCTGAGAACAACATCCGGGTGGCCAACCTGTCGACTGCGGCCCAGTACTTCCATCTGCTCCGAGACCAAGCCAAGCGCTCCACCCGCAAGCCGCTGGTGCTGTTCACTCCAAAGTCGCTGCTGCGCCACCGCGACGCGAGATCACCGGTGGCTGACCTGGCCAGCGGCTGGTTTTCGCCGGTGTTGGGCGATACGAACGGTCCTGAGCCGGGACAGGTCACCGGGGTTGTACTGGCCAGCGGGAAGATCTGCCACGAGGCCACCGCCCAGCGAGACCGGGAAGGCACCCCCGCCGCCGTGCTGCGGGTGGAGCAGCTCTATCCCTGGCCGGCCAGCGCCCTAGCCGAGGCTCTTGCCCACTACCCCAAGCTCAACAAAATCGTCTGGCTCCAAGAAGAGCCCCAGAACATGGGGCCGTGGAACTATGTGAAGGGGCACCTCCACGATGCATTCGGCGATCGCTGCGAAATTCTCAGAGCAAGTCGCAACGAGTCATCCAGCCCCGCCACCGGCAGCGCCGCGGTACACGCCCAAGAGCAGTCCGAGCTCATTTCCCGAACTTTTGCGCTTCTAAGCGTCAAGTAA
- a CDS encoding SulP family inorganic anion transporter, whose protein sequence is MSYNLHSFREDTFGGITAAVVGLPTALAFGVASGLGAVAGMYGAIALGLFAAIFGGTRAQISGPTGPMALAMAVVVTSHAERLEEAFTIVVMAGLLQICLGLLRIGRFVVYTPYSVVSGFMSGIGVIIILVQTLPFLGTEVELGGPIDAVRSWPDVFGDVNFNSLAIAAVSLGVCVFWPPRLRAFVPSMLMALVVGTLLSLLWLDNTPVIGDVPTGLPDFEIPELTGDVLARAVQPALTIALLGSIDSLLTSLVADSMTRTSHRPNRELIGQGIGNMMVGFIGGTPGAGATMGTVVNIRAGGHSRVSGVLRALILLALVLGLGKYVEEIPHAALAGILMKVGWDIMDWRFLTRVTRLHREHLFIMFATFGLTVFVDLITAVAIGLIIAGMTRSRQFERLEMDNVVSVPILDQVFFEGGVTSSEAGADPHAARVGMVAFRGSFSVASSNKIINTVTVDIRDHEVVIFDFSETIYIDDSAALVLEQLIDAAIDQDTECIVMALSGLPARTLSSLDALQRVPEERIVDTLDEAREVARRLLDA, encoded by the coding sequence ATGAGCTACAACCTGCACAGTTTTCGCGAAGACACGTTTGGGGGCATTACTGCGGCAGTCGTAGGGCTGCCCACCGCACTGGCGTTTGGGGTGGCGTCCGGTTTGGGGGCGGTGGCCGGCATGTACGGGGCGATCGCCCTGGGCCTGTTCGCCGCGATTTTCGGCGGCACTCGGGCCCAGATCTCCGGGCCCACCGGCCCAATGGCGCTGGCCATGGCGGTGGTGGTCACCAGCCACGCCGAGAGACTGGAAGAGGCATTCACCATCGTCGTCATGGCGGGCCTGTTGCAGATATGTCTGGGATTGCTGCGAATCGGACGTTTCGTGGTGTACACGCCGTATTCGGTGGTGTCGGGGTTCATGTCCGGCATCGGGGTGATCATCATCTTGGTGCAGACCCTGCCGTTTTTGGGAACGGAAGTGGAGTTGGGCGGGCCCATCGACGCCGTCCGCTCCTGGCCGGATGTATTCGGCGACGTCAACTTCAACTCGCTGGCCATCGCCGCGGTCTCGCTGGGCGTATGCGTATTCTGGCCCCCCCGCCTCCGGGCTTTCGTTCCCTCAATGCTGATGGCATTGGTCGTCGGGACGCTGCTCAGCCTGCTGTGGCTGGACAACACCCCGGTCATCGGCGACGTGCCCACCGGTTTGCCGGACTTCGAGATTCCCGAGCTCACCGGCGATGTGTTGGCCCGGGCCGTGCAGCCGGCACTGACCATCGCGCTGCTGGGCTCCATCGACAGCCTGCTCACCTCGCTGGTGGCCGATTCGATGACTCGCACCAGCCATAGGCCCAACCGGGAGCTGATCGGCCAGGGCATTGGCAACATGATGGTCGGATTCATCGGTGGGACACCAGGAGCGGGGGCCACCATGGGCACGGTGGTCAACATCCGGGCCGGCGGTCACAGCCGGGTCTCCGGCGTGTTGAGAGCGCTGATCTTGTTGGCCTTGGTTCTTGGCTTGGGAAAGTACGTGGAAGAGATTCCCCATGCCGCGCTGGCCGGCATCTTGATGAAGGTGGGCTGGGACATCATGGACTGGCGGTTCTTGACCAGGGTCACCCGCCTGCACCGAGAGCACCTGTTCATCATGTTCGCCACGTTCGGCCTGACCGTGTTCGTGGACTTAATCACCGCGGTGGCCATCGGGCTGATCATCGCCGGCATGACCCGCTCCCGGCAGTTCGAGCGCCTGGAGATGGACAACGTGGTCTCTGTCCCGATCTTGGACCAGGTGTTCTTCGAAGGTGGGGTGACGTCCTCCGAAGCAGGGGCGGATCCCCATGCTGCCCGAGTGGGCATGGTCGCCTTTCGGGGAAGCTTCTCGGTGGCGTCGTCCAACAAGATCATCAACACCGTCACCGTGGACATCCGGGACCACGAGGTGGTGATCTTCGATTTCTCCGAGACCATCTACATAGACGACAGCGCGGCATTGGTTCTCGAGCAGCTCATCGACGCGGCCATCGACCAGGACACCGAATGCATCGTGATGGCCCTCTCTGGGTTGCCCGCCCGGACCTTGAGCTCTCTCGACGCCCTCCAACGGGTTCCCGAGGAACGGATCGTCGACACCCTGGACGAGGCCCGAGAGGTGGCCAGACGATTACTTGACGCTTAG
- a CDS encoding amidohydrolase family protein, whose amino-acid sequence MRTEIPKIISVDDHLVEPAHLWQSWLPDRFKERGPRVERRRVGPITFIGGAKMYTYELDVEDGPWGDVWFYEDLVYPNKRHVAAVGFDRDDMEAVPITFDEMRPGCYEPKARIEDMEMNHVEASLSFPTFPRFCGQTFLEADDKELALACVQAYNDFMIEEWCGDSNGALIPLAIIPLWDVELAKAEVERNAARGCHAVCFSEIAPNLGLPSIHTEYWDPFFAACQDTATAVCMHIGSSSKMPAASPDAPPAVAASLSFNNAIASMSDFLFSGVLVRFPELKLAYSEGQIGWIPYILERCDDVWSEHRAWGGVRDIVPEPPSTYYYRQIYGCFFRDNHGLKSLDEVGVDNVTFETDYPHTDTTWPHTKKVAEDMMGHLPSDVVHKLVRGNAARLLNLDID is encoded by the coding sequence GTGCGCACCGAGATTCCCAAGATCATCAGCGTGGACGACCACCTTGTAGAGCCCGCCCACCTGTGGCAGAGCTGGCTGCCTGACCGCTTCAAGGAGCGAGGCCCGCGGGTGGAGCGCCGCCGGGTCGGGCCGATCACCTTTATTGGCGGGGCCAAGATGTACACCTACGAGCTGGACGTAGAGGACGGGCCATGGGGAGATGTCTGGTTCTACGAAGACCTCGTCTATCCCAACAAGCGCCATGTGGCCGCGGTGGGCTTCGACCGGGACGACATGGAGGCCGTGCCCATCACCTTCGACGAGATGCGCCCCGGGTGCTACGAGCCCAAAGCCCGGATAGAGGACATGGAGATGAACCACGTCGAGGCGTCGCTCTCATTCCCGACGTTTCCCCGGTTCTGTGGCCAGACCTTCTTGGAAGCCGATGACAAGGAGCTGGCCCTGGCCTGCGTGCAGGCCTACAACGATTTCATGATCGAGGAGTGGTGTGGCGACTCCAACGGCGCGCTCATCCCCCTGGCCATCATCCCTCTGTGGGATGTGGAATTGGCCAAGGCCGAAGTGGAGCGCAACGCAGCCCGGGGCTGCCACGCGGTTTGCTTCTCCGAGATTGCCCCCAATCTGGGGCTGCCCAGCATTCACACCGAATACTGGGACCCGTTCTTCGCTGCCTGTCAGGACACCGCCACCGCGGTGTGCATGCACATTGGGTCGTCGTCGAAGATGCCGGCCGCCTCCCCTGACGCCCCGCCTGCGGTGGCAGCGTCGCTAAGTTTCAACAACGCCATCGCGTCGATGAGCGATTTTCTGTTCTCCGGGGTGCTGGTGCGGTTTCCCGAACTGAAGCTGGCCTACTCCGAGGGACAGATCGGGTGGATCCCCTACATATTGGAGCGCTGCGACGACGTCTGGAGTGAGCACCGGGCCTGGGGAGGGGTAAGGGACATCGTCCCCGAACCGCCGTCCACCTACTACTACCGGCAGATTTACGGCTGTTTCTTCCGGGACAACCACGGATTGAAGTCATTGGACGAGGTGGGGGTGGACAACGTGACGTTTGAAACCGACTATCCCCACACCGACACCACTTGGCCCCACACCAAGAAGGTGGCCGAGGACATGATGGGCCACCTGCCTTCCGACGTGGTCCACAAGCTGGTGCGGGGCAACGCCGCCCGCCTCCTCAATCTTGACATTGACTGA